In Methanomassiliicoccus sp., the following proteins share a genomic window:
- a CDS encoding radical SAM protein — protein sequence MTSSLGRYEEILHGTSSARYLLARSVPVEFKERLPLAEKWDLHHVKMEMLREVIGRREPPRTVTPNLMDLKVSIARDLVRECCLCEHRCGTDRSLTPGRCGVMESRVSSHFVHMGEEEPLVPSYTVFFSGCNLRCVFCQNYDISTRPDAGLIYPAEDMAALLSRLARPKGTGYTAHAHEDVKNVNWVGGDPTPHLPYILDVLSRSHANIAQVWNSNMYLTKPALSLLDGCMDIYLTDLKFGNDACALRLSDAPCYMSTVTRNHIMAAAQGEVIVRHLMLPHHLECCTLPVVDWLADNMPGAAVNIMAQYRPAHHAWSYPELRETVSLGEHRRVLEIAEKKGLFLI from the coding sequence TTGACGTCTTCACTGGGACGATACGAGGAGATACTTCACGGAACGTCCTCCGCCCGGTACTTGCTGGCTCGATCCGTTCCGGTCGAGTTCAAGGAACGCCTACCGCTCGCGGAGAAATGGGACCTCCACCATGTGAAGATGGAGATGCTTCGGGAGGTCATCGGCCGCAGGGAACCGCCCCGGACGGTCACACCCAACCTCATGGACCTCAAAGTGTCGATCGCCAGGGACCTGGTCCGGGAATGCTGCTTGTGCGAGCATCGCTGCGGAACGGACCGGTCCCTCACCCCGGGGCGATGCGGTGTCATGGAGAGCCGTGTGTCCAGCCACTTCGTGCACATGGGTGAGGAGGAACCTCTGGTCCCCTCCTACACGGTGTTCTTCTCAGGGTGCAATCTACGCTGCGTTTTCTGCCAGAACTACGACATCAGCACCCGTCCCGACGCTGGACTCATCTATCCCGCTGAGGATATGGCGGCCCTGCTGAGCAGGCTGGCCCGTCCCAAAGGAACTGGATACACAGCTCACGCCCATGAGGATGTGAAGAACGTAAACTGGGTGGGAGGTGACCCCACGCCCCATCTCCCCTACATACTGGACGTCCTCTCGCGTTCCCATGCCAATATCGCCCAGGTGTGGAACTCCAACATGTACCTGACAAAGCCTGCCCTATCCCTGCTGGACGGGTGCATGGATATCTACCTCACGGACCTGAAGTTCGGCAACGATGCCTGTGCTCTGAGGCTTTCAGATGCTCCGTGCTACATGAGCACGGTCACCCGCAACCATATTATGGCCGCCGCTCAGGGCGAGGTCATCGTTCGTCATCTCATGCTCCCCCACCACCTGGAGTGCTGCACCCTTCCGGTTGTTGATTGGCTCGCGGATAACATGCCAGGAGCTGCCGTAAATATCATGGCTCAATACCGCCCTGCACACCATGCATGGAGTTACCCGGAGCTTC
- a CDS encoding TIGR00303 family protein, with protein MSFKVPEDIAIGLEEEMGRKFLEHIWGKRPTYACVIGNTETAKIPGLSAAGANPEACDFTPAADMELLFFGKCKCMDGVPVTPDGIPTPGIVAMSAIKLTSMPIFVVNGGLKVRPHIPYFDVDGSPGEDIRTGRAVKDPEKSFDRAVLAGRNLAKISDYLVVAESIPGGTTTALGVLTALGYDATGKVSSTLPANPHSLKNQVVQEGLMANGMGKDGFKNDPMAAIEAVGDPMMAPAAGLVVGAAESVPVIMAGGTQMAAVLAVVKGMDSSVLKNVALGTTRWIMKDNTSDLKDLVSQIGKVPILSANLNFSTSRYDGLKIYETGLVKEGVGAGGSTIAAIAQSEGKITARTMLDEIEKNYARLVSRR; from the coding sequence ATGTCGTTCAAGGTGCCAGAGGATATCGCCATAGGCTTGGAAGAGGAGATGGGCAGGAAGTTCCTGGAGCACATATGGGGCAAAAGGCCGACATATGCCTGCGTGATCGGCAACACCGAGACCGCGAAGATCCCTGGCCTGTCGGCCGCGGGAGCCAATCCGGAGGCCTGCGATTTCACCCCGGCCGCGGACATGGAACTTTTGTTCTTTGGCAAGTGCAAATGCATGGACGGCGTACCGGTCACGCCTGATGGGATCCCCACGCCCGGCATAGTGGCCATGTCTGCCATCAAGCTGACGTCCATGCCCATCTTCGTGGTCAACGGCGGCCTGAAGGTCCGCCCCCATATCCCGTACTTCGATGTGGACGGGTCGCCTGGCGAGGATATCAGGACCGGCCGGGCGGTGAAGGACCCCGAGAAGAGCTTTGACCGCGCCGTTCTGGCCGGAAGGAACCTCGCCAAGATCAGTGACTATCTCGTGGTGGCCGAGTCCATACCTGGTGGCACCACTACCGCCCTAGGCGTTCTCACCGCGTTGGGGTATGATGCCACGGGGAAGGTCTCCAGCACCCTTCCGGCGAACCCCCACTCCCTGAAGAACCAGGTCGTGCAGGAAGGTCTGATGGCCAACGGGATGGGCAAGGACGGTTTCAAGAACGATCCCATGGCCGCCATAGAGGCGGTGGGCGACCCCATGATGGCGCCCGCAGCTGGCCTGGTGGTAGGGGCGGCGGAGTCGGTCCCCGTCATCATGGCCGGAGGGACCCAGATGGCCGCCGTCCTGGCGGTCGTCAAGGGCATGGACAGCTCCGTCCTCAAGAACGTGGCCCTGGGGACCACCAGGTGGATCATGAAGGACAACACCTCCGACCTGAAGGACCTGGTCTCACAGATAGGAAAGGTGCCCATCCTATCCGCCAACCTCAACTTCTCCACCTCCCGCTACGATGGGCTGAAGATCTACGAGACCGGCCTGGTCAAAGAGGGCGTGGGAGCCGGTGGCTCCACCATCGCAGCCATCGCCCAGAGCGAGGGCAAGATCACCGCCCGCACCATGCTCGACGAGATCGAGAAGAACTACGCAAGGTTGGTCTCCCGGCGCTGA
- the hypF gene encoding carbamoyltransferase HypF, with product MKITVHGIVQGVGFRPTVYRIASSMGLRGHVQNNGSNVVIVVDREAEEFVRRLQQELPPLARLDSVEMTPCEVLGEGFKIVPSSTGEKGVGIPNDTAVCEDCLRDMFDPADRRYLYPFTNCTNCGARFTIIQDLPYDRVKTSMRDFPMDPECRNEYDDPLERRFHHQTISCPRCGPSYYLLDSDGNHIDGEDPIQAFAERLHEGAIGVAKSWGGMHICSTLPTIPHLRTWYRRDQKPFAIMVRDLEAARRYGMPTPFEERLLLSTHRPVVLVLKREGPANEMLAPGLSTIGMFLPYTGMHHLLFHYLQEDALVMTSANTPGEPMVLRDTDALDLGAELYLMHDREIINRCDDSVVRTYKDRTFFIRRSRGHIPSSLDIPLKGQAIGLGAQENLCGAVAKDGRMFNTQYVGDGDSMRVIDFLESAVEHFRRLLGVDHPQAVAVDLHPGYSNRKLGKMLALREGAELMEVQHHWAHAAALLVESGEEDIVALTLDGTGYGADGQAWGGEVLRADLTSFDRIAHLQPIPLLGGEKAVRDPRRLVFALDEMAGRPGEYFTDAEAAVLRKIMAQSVTSSGFGRLLDALSCYFGVCQKRTYDGEPAMKLETLLERGKVLSGLVAERTGGVVMTVPMFQQLREMKGSREDLAVTFVASALRSLVDAAVDEAISKGIDAIGLTGGVSYNGVVCSLVDDMVKEQGLRFICPNRLPNGDGGIASGQCAIALKRVS from the coding sequence ATGAAGATCACTGTCCATGGCATCGTTCAGGGAGTAGGATTCCGCCCCACTGTCTATCGGATCGCTAGCTCCATGGGATTACGTGGCCATGTGCAGAACAACGGTTCCAACGTCGTCATCGTGGTGGACCGTGAGGCCGAGGAGTTCGTCCGGCGTCTGCAGCAGGAGTTACCGCCCCTGGCGCGGTTGGACTCGGTGGAGATGACCCCCTGCGAGGTGTTGGGGGAAGGTTTCAAGATCGTTCCCAGCTCCACCGGGGAGAAGGGCGTGGGGATCCCTAACGATACGGCGGTGTGCGAAGACTGCCTCCGGGATATGTTCGATCCAGCGGACCGTAGGTACCTATACCCCTTCACGAACTGTACCAACTGCGGGGCTCGGTTCACAATAATCCAGGACCTTCCGTATGATAGGGTCAAGACCTCCATGAGGGACTTCCCCATGGACCCGGAGTGCCGGAACGAGTACGATGACCCCTTGGAGAGAAGGTTCCATCACCAGACGATATCCTGCCCCCGGTGCGGCCCTTCCTACTATCTGCTGGACAGCGATGGGAACCACATTGATGGAGAGGACCCCATCCAGGCCTTTGCGGAGAGGCTTCACGAAGGGGCTATAGGCGTCGCCAAGAGCTGGGGGGGCATGCACATCTGTTCGACATTGCCCACCATCCCGCACCTGCGCACCTGGTACCGCCGGGACCAGAAGCCATTCGCCATCATGGTCCGGGACCTGGAGGCCGCCCGTCGGTACGGTATGCCCACACCATTCGAGGAGAGGCTTCTGCTCTCGACCCACCGGCCAGTGGTCCTGGTGCTGAAGAGGGAGGGACCCGCCAATGAGATGCTCGCCCCTGGCCTCAGCACCATCGGTATGTTTTTGCCGTACACCGGAATGCATCACCTCCTGTTCCACTACCTCCAGGAGGACGCCCTGGTCATGACCTCGGCCAACACGCCGGGGGAGCCCATGGTCCTCCGTGACACCGACGCCCTGGACCTGGGAGCGGAGCTGTACCTGATGCATGATCGGGAGATCATCAACCGTTGCGACGATTCGGTGGTCCGGACGTACAAGGACCGGACCTTCTTCATACGCCGATCCCGCGGGCACATACCCTCCTCGCTGGACATACCTCTGAAAGGTCAGGCCATAGGTCTGGGGGCGCAGGAGAACCTCTGTGGAGCGGTGGCCAAGGATGGGCGGATGTTCAACACCCAGTATGTCGGGGATGGGGACTCCATGAGGGTCATCGATTTCCTGGAGTCGGCAGTTGAGCACTTCCGAAGGCTGCTGGGAGTGGACCATCCTCAAGCGGTGGCGGTGGACCTACACCCCGGTTACTCCAACCGTAAGCTGGGGAAGATGCTGGCGTTACGCGAAGGGGCGGAGCTGATGGAGGTACAGCATCACTGGGCCCATGCAGCCGCCCTGCTGGTGGAATCGGGAGAGGAAGATATCGTGGCCCTTACCCTGGACGGGACCGGTTACGGAGCGGACGGCCAGGCGTGGGGAGGGGAGGTGCTGCGTGCGGACCTCACTTCCTTCGACCGCATCGCCCACCTCCAGCCCATACCACTGTTGGGCGGGGAGAAGGCGGTCCGCGACCCTCGACGGCTGGTGTTCGCCCTGGACGAGATGGCTGGCAGACCAGGGGAGTACTTCACGGATGCGGAGGCGGCGGTGCTGCGGAAGATCATGGCCCAGAGCGTTACCAGCAGCGGATTCGGCCGCCTTCTGGACGCCTTGTCCTGCTACTTCGGAGTTTGCCAGAAAAGGACGTACGATGGGGAACCGGCCATGAAGCTGGAGACCCTTCTGGAGAGAGGGAAGGTCCTCTCAGGCCTGGTGGCGGAGAGGACCGGGGGCGTGGTCATGACCGTGCCCATGTTCCAGCAGCTGAGGGAGATGAAGGGCTCGCGGGAGGACCTGGCGGTGACCTTCGTGGCCTCCGCCCTGAGGTCCTTGGTGGACGCCGCGGTGGACGAGGCCATTAGCAAGGGCATCGATGCCATCGGCCTCACCGGGGGCGTCTCCTACAACGGCGTGGTATGCTCGCTGGTAGACGATATGGTAAAAGAGCAGGGCCTGAGGTTCATCTGCCCGAACAGGCTGCCCAACGGCGATGGGGGGATCGCCAGCGGGCAGTGCGCCATCGCCTTGAAGAGAGTAAGCTGA
- the gcvH gene encoding glycine cleavage system protein GcvH: protein MAHRSIVKEGLRYTADHEWVKMENRNARVGITDHAQNQLTEIVFIELPQKGKHYQRGEVLGQLESVKTVAAVYAPVSGEVTEVNTVLEEQTQLINESPYDEGWMAIIRMDEPEAEVHLLDESGYRKVIGD, encoded by the coding sequence ATGGCGCATAGGAGCATCGTCAAGGAAGGATTGAGGTACACCGCTGACCACGAATGGGTCAAGATGGAGAATAGGAACGCACGTGTAGGCATAACCGATCATGCCCAGAACCAGCTGACAGAGATAGTGTTCATAGAGCTACCCCAGAAGGGTAAGCACTATCAGAGGGGTGAGGTCCTGGGTCAGCTGGAGAGCGTGAAGACCGTGGCCGCCGTGTATGCGCCGGTGAGCGGCGAGGTGACCGAGGTCAACACCGTGCTGGAGGAACAGACCCAGCTCATCAACGAATCCCCCTACGACGAGGGATGGATGGCCATCATTAGGATGGACGAGCCTGAGGCGGAGGTCCATCTCCTGGACGAGAGCGGTTACCGAAAGGTGATAGGGGATTAG
- a CDS encoding S-methyl-5'-thioadenosine phosphorylase has protein sequence MAPRIGIIGGTGVYDPKIFDIKEKISLSTPYGPPSDCVQVGTMDGVEVAFLARHGSGHVLPPHMINYRANIWALKQLGVDRIVSPCAVGSLKEDYRPGDLVIVDQFIDLTKRRDYTFYDGSRTVHISLADPFCEEMNSLFAKEAKKLKIPLHVGGTYVCIEGPRFSTRAESNMFRSYADIIGMTLVPECQLARELDMCYTSLATITDYDVWAPEPVDLPTVLRVMAENVEKVRRLISATLPKIPEKRSKCACPHTLKDAGI, from the coding sequence ATGGCACCACGCATCGGGATCATCGGCGGAACTGGAGTATACGACCCCAAGATATTCGACATCAAGGAAAAGATCTCTTTATCGACACCGTACGGACCGCCCTCCGACTGCGTTCAAGTGGGTACCATGGACGGGGTGGAGGTGGCCTTCCTCGCCCGTCACGGGAGCGGGCATGTGCTGCCGCCCCACATGATCAACTACCGGGCCAACATATGGGCTTTGAAACAGCTAGGGGTGGATAGGATAGTCTCTCCCTGCGCCGTGGGCTCGCTGAAGGAGGATTACCGCCCGGGGGACCTGGTCATCGTGGACCAGTTCATCGATCTCACTAAGCGCCGGGACTATACATTCTATGACGGGTCCAGGACAGTTCACATCTCCTTGGCCGACCCCTTCTGCGAGGAGATGAACTCCCTATTCGCCAAGGAGGCGAAGAAGCTGAAGATACCTCTCCATGTGGGCGGGACCTATGTGTGCATAGAGGGCCCCCGGTTCTCCACTCGAGCGGAGTCCAATATGTTCCGTAGCTACGCCGACATAATCGGGATGACCCTAGTCCCGGAGTGCCAGCTGGCGAGGGAGCTGGACATGTGCTACACCTCCCTGGCCACCATCACCGACTACGATGTGTGGGCGCCGGAGCCGGTGGACCTGCCCACTGTCCTGAGAGTGATGGCCGAGAACGTGGAGAAGGTCCGCAGGCTGATCTCCGCCACATTGCCCAAGATCCCGGAGAAGAGAAGCAAGTGCGCCTGCCCCCATACTCTGAAGGACGCAGGAATCTGA
- a CDS encoding flavin reductase family protein, whose translation MAVKAEMNPVRGIRTFPAFPLVLGVVGKEERNIITLSLVHVFSFNPPLIGVGISPSRHSHELFHRSPDFSINIPPKELVEESIFCGEKSGKDMDKFEETGLTAVPGKKIGTPIIEECLVNLECQKTQVFDTGDHTWFLGEVVCAQAVENYDRERALIYWAGEFRTVGEIIRGR comes from the coding sequence ATGGCGGTCAAAGCTGAGATGAACCCTGTCCGGGGAATCCGGACCTTCCCCGCCTTCCCTCTGGTATTGGGCGTGGTCGGGAAGGAGGAACGTAATATCATCACCCTCTCCTTGGTGCACGTATTTTCATTCAATCCACCTCTGATCGGGGTCGGCATCTCGCCATCACGGCACAGTCACGAGCTCTTCCATCGCTCCCCCGACTTCAGCATCAACATTCCTCCAAAGGAATTGGTGGAGGAGTCCATATTCTGCGGTGAGAAGTCCGGAAAGGACATGGACAAGTTCGAGGAGACCGGCCTCACTGCCGTTCCCGGAAAGAAGATAGGAACGCCGATCATAGAAGAATGCCTGGTGAACCTGGAGTGCCAGAAGACCCAGGTCTTCGATACCGGTGACCATACGTGGTTCCTGGGAGAGGTGGTGTGCGCGCAGGCGGTGGAGAACTATGATCGGGAACGTGCGCTCATCTACTGGGCAGGGGAGTTCCGAACCGTGGGAGAGATCATCAGAGGCCGCTGA
- a CDS encoding pyridoxal phosphate-dependent aminotransferase produces MRFPSDPLEDWAVHCHRRGATISLDSSGASTPGPDEFPLRVEELGDEAEAEAELREALCRAYGVDDDMIALTMGAQHADFLFFLTHLNPSDKAVVESPTFMPIRRQAEEVARVSSLERSPAKAYVPDMQDLSDNLRSGAKVVALTNLHNPSGAMLGDEVLSGIVDEAQRTGALVLVDEVFREMSYGPVPKGAYQLGDNGVSVSSVTKLNGLRGLRVGWLLGPPPVARAVEAARLYTSYRLPAWSCRHAAEAVRRREWFRERALQHAHENLPAVEDWLRRETRVRCHRPQGAFMAHIVLPRGIDDLELSERLLDRGVAVGPGRYWGAPGTIRLTFSCPRSQLEVGMAYISEVLDLLTRG; encoded by the coding sequence ATGCGCTTCCCGTCCGATCCCCTGGAGGATTGGGCCGTGCACTGCCACCGCAGAGGCGCCACCATATCCTTGGACAGCAGCGGAGCGTCCACTCCCGGCCCTGACGAGTTCCCTCTTAGGGTGGAGGAGTTGGGTGATGAGGCCGAGGCGGAGGCCGAGCTCCGGGAGGCCCTATGTCGGGCTTATGGCGTTGATGACGACATGATCGCCCTCACCATGGGTGCCCAGCATGCCGATTTCCTGTTCTTCCTGACACACCTGAACCCCAGCGATAAGGCAGTGGTGGAGAGCCCCACGTTCATGCCCATTCGCCGCCAGGCGGAGGAGGTCGCTAGAGTGTCGAGCCTGGAGCGTTCCCCGGCGAAGGCGTACGTTCCGGATATGCAGGACCTCAGCGATAATCTCCGGAGCGGGGCCAAGGTGGTCGCGCTCACCAACCTTCACAACCCCTCGGGCGCCATGCTGGGCGATGAGGTCCTTTCCGGGATCGTGGACGAGGCCCAGCGTACGGGAGCATTGGTCCTGGTGGATGAGGTGTTCAGAGAGATGAGCTATGGGCCAGTTCCCAAGGGCGCGTACCAGTTGGGGGATAACGGAGTGTCCGTCTCCAGCGTCACCAAGCTCAATGGCCTGCGAGGGCTGAGGGTAGGGTGGCTCCTGGGACCGCCCCCCGTGGCCAGGGCGGTGGAGGCCGCCCGGTTGTACACCAGCTACAGGCTGCCGGCATGGTCATGCCGCCACGCCGCGGAGGCCGTGAGGCGGCGTGAGTGGTTCCGGGAGCGCGCGCTGCAACACGCCCATGAGAACCTACCAGCTGTTGAGGACTGGCTTCGGAGGGAGACCCGCGTCCGCTGTCATCGTCCCCAGGGGGCCTTCATGGCACACATCGTCCTGCCGCGGGGGATCGATGACCTGGAGCTGAGCGAACGGCTACTGGATCGAGGGGTGGCCGTGGGTCCGGGACGCTACTGGGGGGCTCCCGGCACAATAAGGTTGACCTTCTCCTGTCCGCGCTCCCAGCTGGAGGTCGGTATGGCCTACATATCCGAGGTCCTGGACCTCCTGACCCGGGGTTGA
- the pheA gene encoding prephenate dehydratase, which yields MVKVAFQGVEGAFSEDAVALFFKEVQTLPCPDFESVFRAVELREADYGMVPVENSLEGTVAAVNDLLLENDLIIVGEVLVPVVHCLMVNPGSDITRIRRVYSHPQALGQCRTFLAKFPQWEKVPSFDTAGSARHVRDNALPEEAAIASCRAARFYGLEVLREGVQNSEENFTRFFAIQRASRLLDRGDKTSLAFATRNVPGMLYEAMGAFASRGINMTKVESRPRKGRAWEYVFFVDIDGHVNDPKVAEALTDLVRRAAFVKVLGSYPRAHPLQ from the coding sequence ATGGTGAAGGTGGCGTTCCAGGGCGTCGAAGGTGCGTTCTCCGAGGATGCGGTGGCCCTGTTCTTCAAGGAGGTGCAAACCCTGCCCTGCCCGGACTTCGAGAGCGTGTTCCGCGCGGTGGAGCTGAGGGAGGCGGACTATGGGATGGTCCCCGTGGAGAACTCCCTGGAAGGGACGGTGGCGGCCGTGAACGACCTTCTGTTGGAGAACGACCTCATCATCGTGGGCGAGGTCCTGGTGCCGGTCGTCCACTGCCTCATGGTGAACCCCGGATCGGACATAACGCGCATCAGGCGGGTCTACTCCCACCCCCAAGCATTAGGACAGTGCCGAACGTTCCTGGCCAAGTTCCCTCAATGGGAGAAGGTGCCCTCGTTCGACACTGCGGGCTCGGCGCGGCACGTCCGCGACAATGCACTCCCAGAGGAGGCGGCCATCGCCTCCTGCCGGGCGGCAAGGTTCTATGGCCTGGAAGTGCTGCGCGAGGGAGTACAGAACAGCGAGGAGAACTTCACTCGGTTCTTCGCCATCCAGAGGGCCTCGCGCTTGCTGGACAGAGGGGATAAAACCTCCTTGGCCTTCGCCACCCGCAACGTCCCGGGGATGCTCTATGAGGCCATGGGGGCCTTCGCCAGCAGGGGGATCAACATGACCAAGGTGGAGTCCAGGCCCCGGAAGGGGCGGGCCTGGGAGTACGTGTTCTTCGTCGACATCGACGGCCATGTCAATGATCCCAAGGTCGCCGAGGCCCTCACCGATCTGGTGCGCCGGGCAGCTTTCGTAAAAGTTCTGGGCTCATATCCCCGAGCCCATCCCCTGCAGTGA
- a CDS encoding aspartate kinase: MKVLKFGGSSLKDGTSMISVGKIISSDQEEKVVVVSAIQGITDSLLKFMSAGRNEEEVQRFIKDLRDRHLRILTEVANSMDVKQTAVSLLTSQLVRLERILYGIIYLEELTPRTKDLVQSFGERMSVIIMAAMLQEMGVNAMPVEADELGIITDGTYGSATVEMETTRNNVAPRIYEMFKRQEVPVVTGFFGKTPEGHITLLGRNGTDYSASIIANAIDADSLEIWKDVDGFMSADPKVVPTAVPISQLSYEEAAELSYFGAKVLHPRTVEPARAKSITIKVKNVFKPDYEGTAINPKGVEGRKTIKSISSMPNMAMLKVYGSGLGSKSGVMSEISVLLSEAGINIYSAATSQTCLSLLIEEKELKHAEKALSDAKRGVVDRFETVRDVALLCLVGEGLGQKVGIAGRVFAIVAKTGTNIGLISAGASTVALTFTVKRKDLEVTTKTIHQEFFGG, from the coding sequence ATGAAGGTCCTCAAGTTCGGTGGCTCATCCCTCAAGGACGGCACCAGCATGATCAGCGTGGGCAAGATCATCTCCTCCGACCAGGAGGAGAAGGTGGTCGTCGTGTCCGCCATCCAGGGGATAACCGACTCGCTGCTCAAGTTCATGTCCGCGGGACGCAACGAGGAGGAGGTCCAGCGTTTCATAAAGGACCTGCGGGACCGTCATCTCCGGATACTGACCGAGGTCGCCAACAGTATGGATGTGAAGCAGACGGCCGTTAGCCTCCTCACTTCCCAACTGGTGCGATTGGAAAGGATCCTGTACGGCATCATATACCTCGAGGAACTGACCCCCCGGACCAAGGACCTGGTGCAGTCGTTCGGCGAGAGGATGAGCGTAATCATCATGGCCGCCATGTTGCAGGAGATGGGTGTGAACGCCATGCCCGTGGAGGCGGACGAGCTGGGGATCATCACCGACGGCACCTACGGCTCGGCCACAGTGGAGATGGAGACCACCAGGAACAACGTCGCTCCACGCATATACGAGATGTTCAAGCGGCAGGAGGTACCCGTGGTCACCGGCTTCTTCGGTAAGACGCCGGAGGGCCACATAACCCTGCTGGGGAGGAACGGGACCGACTACAGCGCTAGTATCATCGCCAACGCTATCGACGCGGACAGCCTAGAGATCTGGAAGGACGTGGACGGGTTCATGTCCGCCGATCCCAAGGTGGTGCCGACCGCCGTTCCCATAAGCCAGCTGTCGTACGAGGAGGCCGCGGAACTGTCCTACTTCGGGGCCAAGGTCCTGCATCCCCGTACAGTGGAACCGGCGAGGGCCAAGAGCATCACCATCAAAGTGAAGAACGTGTTCAAGCCTGATTACGAGGGTACGGCCATCAACCCCAAAGGGGTCGAGGGCCGCAAGACCATCAAGAGCATATCCAGCATGCCTAACATGGCCATGCTCAAGGTGTACGGCTCTGGGCTGGGATCGAAGTCTGGTGTCATGTCCGAGATCAGCGTGCTGCTGTCGGAGGCGGGTATAAACATCTACTCGGCCGCCACCTCACAGACGTGCTTGTCCCTGCTCATCGAGGAAAAGGAGCTGAAGCATGCGGAGAAAGCCCTGTCCGACGCCAAGCGGGGGGTCGTGGACCGCTTCGAGACCGTCCGCGACGTCGCCCTGCTGTGCCTGGTAGGCGAGGGGCTGGGCCAGAAGGTAGGCATCGCCGGCAGGGTCTTCGCCATCGTGGCCAAGACCGGCACCAATATCGGGCTCATATCCGCCGGGGCATCCACCGTGGCCCTGACGTTCACCGTGAAGAGGAAGGACCTGGAGGTCACCACCAAGACCATCCACCAGGAGTTCTTCGGTGGTTGA
- a CDS encoding histidinol phosphate phosphatase domain-containing protein, translating to MRIDLHMHTLHSDGELLPIELARRAAVMRHEAIAVTDHADASNVERIIRETKRDVPYAREWDLDMIVGVELTHIPANRLDDMVARSRKAGAEIIVVHGETISEPVERGTNRAAVNNPDVDILAHPGFITMEDAQAAADNGVVLEITSRPSHCLTNGHVVRMARKVDARMVVNSDTHSPYDIISEERAILVAMGAGLTQDEAEICVYRTPKEIVRRVREG from the coding sequence ATGAGGATAGATCTTCACATGCACACCCTGCATAGCGATGGGGAACTATTGCCCATAGAGCTTGCCCGACGGGCCGCGGTGATGCGGCATGAGGCCATCGCGGTGACCGATCATGCGGATGCCAGCAACGTCGAGAGGATCATCCGGGAGACCAAACGGGATGTCCCCTATGCTCGGGAATGGGACTTGGACATGATCGTGGGTGTGGAGCTTACCCATATCCCTGCCAACCGCCTTGACGACATGGTCGCCAGGTCCAGAAAGGCTGGGGCGGAGATCATCGTGGTGCACGGCGAGACCATATCCGAACCGGTGGAGAGGGGGACCAACAGGGCTGCCGTGAACAACCCCGACGTGGATATCCTGGCCCACCCCGGGTTCATCACCATGGAGGATGCCCAGGCAGCGGCCGATAACGGCGTGGTCCTGGAGATCACCTCCCGGCCCTCCCATTGCCTCACCAACGGGCACGTGGTGCGGATGGCCCGTAAGGTCGACGCTCGCATGGTGGTCAACTCCGACACCCACTCGCCCTACGACATCATCTCCGAGGAGCGGGCCATCCTCGTGGCCATGGGTGCAGGCTTGACCCAGGACGAGGCGGAGATCTGCGTGTACCGTACGCCTAAGGAGATTGTGCGGAGGGTCAGGGAAGGATGA
- a CDS encoding bifunctional phosphoribosyl-AMP cyclohydrolase/phosphoribosyl-ATP diphosphatase HisIE: MSEGLRFNEDGLLPVIVQDALTNEVLMMAWTNQEAYELMLSTGRTHFWSRSRQKLWMKGEESGHVQDIVSIQTDCDADTLLVRVRQTGNACHLERPSCFSDVLYGDVGGTAAIVPELRRIIRDRKENPQEGSYTNQLLSNEDKVLKKVIEEAGELAIAGKGKDHDGQVWEAADLIYHQMVLYEYLELPLEEVFMKLSERHKGGRRK, from the coding sequence ATGAGCGAGGGATTGAGGTTCAACGAGGACGGCCTCCTGCCGGTCATCGTCCAGGATGCCCTGACCAACGAGGTCCTGATGATGGCGTGGACCAACCAGGAGGCTTACGAGCTCATGCTCAGCACCGGGAGAACCCATTTCTGGTCCCGGTCGCGCCAGAAGCTATGGATGAAGGGCGAGGAGTCCGGACACGTGCAGGACATCGTTAGCATTCAGACCGATTGCGATGCCGACACTCTGCTGGTCCGGGTACGCCAGACCGGGAACGCGTGCCACTTGGAGCGCCCGTCCTGCTTCAGCGACGTCCTCTATGGCGACGTGGGAGGGACCGCGGCCATCGTCCCGGAGCTCAGGAGGATCATCAGAGATCGGAAGGAGAACCCCCAAGAGGGAAGCTATACCAATCAGCTCCTGTCCAACGAGGACAAGGTGCTCAAGAAGGTGATCGAGGAGGCAGGGGAACTGGCCATCGCCGGCAAGGGCAAGGACCATGACGGTCAGGTGTGGGAGGCCGCTGACCTCATATATCATCAGATGGTCCTGTACGAGTACCTCGAACTGCCCCTGGAGGAGGTCTTCATGAAGCTCAGCGAGAGGCATAAGGGAGGGAGACGGAAATGA